A DNA window from Trichomycterus rosablanca isolate fTriRos1 chromosome 11, fTriRos1.hap1, whole genome shotgun sequence contains the following coding sequences:
- the scamp5b gene encoding LOW QUALITY PROTEIN: secretory carrier-associated membrane protein 5 (The sequence of the model RefSeq protein was modified relative to this genomic sequence to represent the inferred CDS: substituted 1 base at 1 genomic stop codon), whose protein sequence is MTERXNNFPPLPPFVPLKPCFYQDFEEIPEQHRTMCKRLYHLWVFYSATLAVNFIGCMAWMFGGGGVTNFGMSIIWLILFTPCSYVCWFRSIYKALKTDSSFNFMAFFFIFMAQVVISIIQAIGIPGWGVCGWLGTIVFFGTSIFASVIMLIPTIMFTAVAALSFIALTKVHNMYRGSGGSMSKAQEEWATGAWKNPHVQHAAQQAALGAAQGAMQGQEPYSTPAYNNQM, encoded by the exons ATGACAGAAAGGT AAAATAATTTTCCTCCCCTGCCACCATTCGTCCCACTGAAGCCATGTTTCTATCAGGACTTTGAAGAAATCCCCGAGCAGCACCGTACCATGTGCAAAAGACTTTACCATCTGTGGGTCT TTTACAGTGCAACACTGGCAGTGAATTTCATCGGCTGTATGGCGTGGatgtttggtggagggggggttaCTAACTTTGGCATGTCCATCATCTGGTTGATCCTCTTCACTCCATGCTCCTATGTGTGTTGGTTCAGATCCATCTACAAGGCCCTTAA GACAGATAGCTCCTTCAACTTCATGGCTTTCTTCTTCATCTTTATGGCTCAAGTTGTAATCAGCATCATCCAGGCCATTGGCATTCCAGGATGGGGCGTCTG TGGCTGGTTAGGAACCATTGTTTTCTTTGGTACCAGCATCTTTGCCTCCGTCATCATGTTGATTCCCACCATCATGTTTACTGCTGTGGCGGCTCTCTCCTTCATAGCTCTGACAAAG GTTCATAACATGTACCGGGGCAGTGGAGGTAGCATGAGTAAAGCTCAGGAGGAATGGGCAACGGGCGCCTGGAAAAACCCTCACGTACAGCACGCTGCCCAGCAAGCTGCTCTCGGAGCTGCTCAGGGTGCTATGCAGGGACAGGAACCGTACTCCACACCAGCCTACAATAATCAAATGTAA